A window from Zingiber officinale cultivar Zhangliang chromosome 7A, Zo_v1.1, whole genome shotgun sequence encodes these proteins:
- the LOC121999809 gene encoding premnaspirodiene oxygenase-like: MADLHLTPLFLLLLTFFFFIAGLRKLFRNSGKGRLPPGPSKLPIIGSLHLLRNGLLHRTLRDLAGVHGPLMLVRLGQVDLAVASSPEAAMQITKTHDLNFAYRPQLLSPSILCYGCTDIGFAPYGGYWRQIRKICATELFNANRVKSFFAIRAEELAKLLRVAAAAAEEGRPLNVNHELTTLSNNVVSRASFGFKCPEQDSLIAIIKDVMMLASGFCVGDLFPSLKLVDLISGLASKLKKLHRKADEILDAAIEEHQKNQSEGDEKDLLDILLLLKDDGTMEIPITFDNIKAVILDIFTGGTETSSTVVEWTMSELMRNPEVMAKAQAEVREVMRRRPRGLVDEEVVGELHYLKLVIKESLRLHPPLPLLVPREAKETCRVLDYDLPAGTRVVINAWALGRDPRYWGDDAEQFRPERFEGTAFDFRGNHLEYLPFGAGRRICPGIAFGMATVDLALAQMLFYFDWELPRRAGATSPPEELNMEELFGSSVVRKEELRLVPVLRYPLPPRELMQ, from the exons ATGGCGGATCTCCACCTCACtcctctcttccttctcctcctcaccttcttcttcttcattgccGGACTGCGGAAGCTTTTCCGCAACTCCGGCAAAGGCCGCCTCCCGCCAGGGCCATCGAAGCTCCCCATCATCGGTAGCCTCCACCTCCTCCGCAATGGCCTCCTCCACCGCACCCTGCGCGACCTCGCCGGCGTCCACGGCCCCCTCATGCTCGTCCGCCTCGGCCAAGTCGACCTCGCCGTCGCGTCCTCCCCTGAGGCCGCAATGCAGATCACCAAGACCCACGACCTCAACTTCGCCTACCGCCCTCAGCTCCTCTCCCCTTCGATCCTCTGCTACGGCTGCACAGACATCGGCTTCGCCCCCTACGGCGGCTACTGGCGCCAGATCCGCAAGATCTGCGCCACCGAGCTCTTCAACGCCAATCGCGTCAAGTCCTTCTTCGCCATCCGCGCGGAGGAGCTCGCCAAGCTGCTGCGCgtcgcggcggcggcggcggaagaGGGCCGGCCGCTGAACGTGAACCACGAGCTGACGACGCTGTCGAACAACGTCGTCTCCCGCGCCTCCTTCGGCTTCAAATGCCCCGAGCAGGACTCGCTCATTGCCATCATAAAGGACGTCATGATGCTCGCCTCCGGCTTCTGCGTCGGCGATCTTTTCCCGTCGCTGAAGCTGGTGGACTTGATCTCCGGCCTCGCCTCCAAGCTGAAGAAGCTTCACCGCAAAGCCGACGAGATTCTTGACGCGGCCATCGAAGAGCACCAAAAGAACCAGAGCGAAGGCGATGAGAAAGATCTCCTGGACATTCTGTTGCTCCTTAAAGACGATGGAACCATGGAGATCCCAATCACATTCGACAACATCAAAGCTGTGATTTTG GACATCTTCACCGGAGGAACAGAGACCTCATCGACAGTCGTGGAGTGGACGATGTCAGAGCTGATGAGGAACCCCGAGGTGATGGCGAAGGCCCAAGCAGAAGTGCGAGAAGTGATGCGGAGGAGACCAAGGGGTCTCGTCGACGAGGAAGTCGTCGGCGAGCTCCATTACCTGAAGCTGGTGATCAAAGAGAGCCTGCGACTGCACCCGCCTCTGCCTCTCCTCGTGCCGAGGGAGGCTAAGGAGACGTGTCGGGTGCTGGACTACGATCTGCCGGCGGGAACGAGGGTGGTGATCAACGCGTGGGCGCTGGGGAGGGACCCGCGCTACTGGGGCGACGACGCCGAGCAGTTCCGGCCGGAGAGGTTCGAGGGCACCGCGTTTGACTTCCGAGGGAACCACCTGGAGTACTTGCCTTTCGGCGCCGGGAGGAGGATATGCCCCGGCATAGCGTTCGGGATGGCGACGGTGGATCTGGCGTTGGCACAGATGCTGTTCTACTTCGACTGGGAGCTACCGAGAAGAGCAGGGGCGACGTCGCCGCCGGAAGAACTGAACATGGAGGAGCTATTCGGATCGAGCGTGGTGAGGAAGGAGGAGCTCCGCCTAGTGCCGGTGCTTCGATATCCCTTACCGCCTAGAGAATTAATGCAATAA
- the LOC122000585 gene encoding ethylene-responsive transcription factor ERF020-like, whose amino-acid sequence MSNAAAGHRDEKSYKGVRRRKWGKWVSEIRVPGTGDRLWLGSYTTPEAAAVAHDTALFFFRGPSSSLLGRRLNFPDQVAQHTWAPLSPLSVQRAASNRGMMVDAQLAVGVPQQSRSPESDERDDRRRQRTSLGEAATSEEAAMLEELNVDDMEIWE is encoded by the coding sequence ATGAGCAACGCCGCCGCCGGCCACCGCGACGAGAAGAGTTACAAGGGCGTGCGCCGCCGGAAATGGGGCAAGTGGGTGTCGGAGATCCGTGTGCCGGGGACAGGCGACCGCCTGTGGCTCGGCTCGTACACGACGCCGGAAGCCGCAGCAGTGGCGCACGACACCGCACTCTTCTTCTTCCGAGGGCCGAGCTCCTCCCTCCTCGGCCGCCGCCTCAACTTCCCCGACCAAGTCGCCCAGCACACTTGGGCGCCCCTGTCGCCGCTGTCGGTGCAGCGAGCCGCGTCCAACCGCGGGATGATGGTCGACGCGCAGTTGGCCGTCGGAGTCCCGCAGCAGTCGCGGTCGCCAGAGAGCGACGAAAGAGATGACCGGCGTCGGCAAAGGACGAGCTTGGGAGAGGCGGCCACCAGCGAGGAGGCTGCGATGCTGGAAGAGTTAAACGTCGATGACATGGAAATATGGGaataa